CCGAAAAAGGATTATCATACGCTCTATTATGGTGAAATAGTTGATTGCTACCGTATCTGACCTGTAAATTTATCGCCGTTGAGATCTGGAGAAACAGATGACAGTGGAAAAGGAATCGATCAAAGGAAAATCGGCGTTTATTTGCGATATGGACGGCGTGATTTATCACGGTAACCGTCTGCTTGAAGGCGCTGGTGAATTTGTAGCGTGGTTGAAAAAAAATGATAAGCGATTTCTCTTCCTGACCAACAGCAGTGCATCCACAAGAAAGGAGCTGAAACAGAAGCTTGCAAGAATGGGGATCGAGCTTCAGGAACAGCACTTTTATACCAGCGCACTCGCTACCGCCCAGTTTTTAAGCTGGCAACTTCCCCAGGGAAGTGCCTATGTTATTGGTGAAGGTGGCCTTATCAATGCGCTCTATGATGTTGGATTTTCTTCAAACGAAATCAACCCCGACTACGTGGTTGTCGGGGAAACCAGAGCATACAATTATGAAAAAATCGAACGCGCGGTACGATTGGTGCTCGATGGTGCAAAGCTTATCGGGACCAATTCCGATATTACCGGGCCCACCGAGAAAGGGATAGTCCCTGCCTGCAGGGCGCTGATTTCGCCGATTGAACTGGCTACCGATACCCGCGCCTATTTTATCGGTAAGCCAAACCCGCTGATTATGCGGCATGCACTGAAAGAACTCGGTTGCAGGAGGGAAGAAACTATCATTATCGGTGACAGAATGGATACCGATATTATTGCAGGAATCGAATCGGAAATCGATACAGTGTTGGTTCTTTCGGGTGTTACTGCCGAGGCGGATTTACTGAAATATCCCTATCAGCCAAAAGTTGTCATGAAAGATATCGGACAATTATTTAAATAATCATCAGGTGCGATTATGAACACACATCATTCTGTCAGCGGTTCTTAAGACTCTTCAGCCAGTAGGCATACAGATCATCCAGGGTTTTTTCGATTGAGATTCCGGGTTTCCATCCGGTATGGGAGCGGAGCTTTGTATTGTCACCAGCAATCTTCGGGCTTGCTTTATGGGATCGCAGTTTCTGTTTTGATTGTTCTACGGTAATTTTTTTATCGGTTTTGCCCAGAAGGCAGGTGAGGATATAATCCAGCGATACCGTATCTCCCCGGCAAACATTATAGGTTTCACCTTTCTTTCCTTTTGTACAGATCCGATAGTATGCTTCAACGACATCCCGAACATCGGAAAAGTCGATTTCTACCTCAAGATCACCGACTTTAATTTTTGAGTCGCCCTTTGTTTCGCTGATTTCTGCAATTTGTTTTGCCCAGTCGGAACAGACAAATCGTGGAGATTGTCCGGGACCGGTGTGGTTGAAAGAGCGGGAAAATCTGATGTCCAGTCCGAATTGACGAACATATTGAATGCCGATCATTTCCGCACTGAATTTTGATATACCGTAAAAATCGGTGGGGGCCGGGGGTGTCTGTTCAGCTATTAAATCCGAAACAGCATTGCTTCCGTACTCTTTCGACGACCCAACCACAAGGACTCGCGCCGATGGGCAACTGTTTCGGACCGCATCGAGCAGTGAAACTGTCCCCATAATATTAATTTCGAGTGCCCTGCCCGGTGTGGCGTCGGCGTCGGGGAGATAGCTGATAGCGGCAAGATGATAGATATAGTCGGGCCGAACACGGTCCAAAAGGTGTAACATACTTGCATTATCAAGGATATTAATCTGAGAATAGTCGACTTTCGGCCAGGGACACTGAGCCCATTGATCGATACCCACCACAGTATGGCCGTGAGAAAGAAGACTCTTCGCTAAATATCCACCGACAAATCCGGTTACCCCGGTGATTACAGAGACCACAACAGTATTCTTTTGAAAATTTACTATTTAAACTATACGGCTATGGCTTAGAAGCCATGCCATACTTTCTTTTAGATCATATGTGTGTTTATGCCGACGCAATGTATCTGAATAAAATAATTCTGCAACAGCATAACTCATTATCAAAATAATATTTATTGTCCTGTCGATGAAAAGATAGAGGGAAATACCTGTTACGAAATCAGAGAAAAGACATTTTCAAGCACATTCCGCACCGTAACAGATTCTATACATTCTCTGGTGCAGTGAGGACCTGTCTTTTTTTTCGCATGACAGGGAGAGCAAAGGCACGTCGATTGGACAATCGAGAGCGGAGCACCGAAGGGTTTCCATATTCGGGGATCGGAAGGGCCGAAAATAACAACCCCGGGACATCCAACTGCACCAGCCAGGTGAGCAATGCCTGAGTCGTTTCCAATGAAAAGGGTACACTGAGAAAGAAATGCGGCAACATGCGGAAGCGGTTTGTTTCGAAGAATATTATGATGCCATGCTCCATCGGGCAGTGGATCATCCGGGCCTGCAATCCAGAAAACAGTATATCCATTTTTATGCAGTGCTGCGGCTATCTGTTCAAATCGATCTTTTGGCCAGTTTTTCAAAACACTTCCGCTTCCAGGATGAATGGCGACAATATTTTCAGCTTCACCAGCCAGGTGTCGCGCTTTTTCCAGATGGACCGGTTGGGGAATGAGATATGGACAGTTTTCGAGTTCGATTTCCTTCCCCAGATACCCGGCAAGGGCTTCATAATGGTATCGAATTTTCAGCATATCAGTATCGGGAATGGGCTCCTGTGAGACGATTTTATCAATACCACTCCTTTTTAAATTGGTGATTAGAGGAGAATTGTTGTCGGCAAATACCAATGCTGAAGATAAGCCTGGATAAAGCGGTGGCAATTCTTTACTATTTTTGTAAGTTGATGAAAATAATCGGCAAAAGCACGCTTTATCGATATCCAGGATTTCATCAAAGCAGTCGTATTCTTTTCCCAGAATGCCGGTAGCTTTTTTTCCTAAAAATATCCGGTGGTGACCAAGGTGATTTCGATTCCAGAGTTTTACGGTAGGCAGTGTGGTAATAAAATCACCAACTCCGCCGGCATGGTAGATTAATGTTGCCATAGGGAAGAAAAATATTCTTTTTCCTTTGAGAGGTCTATCTCTTTGTACTCTTTTTCCAGCCGATCGAGGGTAGCCAGTTGGCCTTGAGCGAAACGAGAAACAGCATCGGAGGATGTCGTTTTTATTTTGTGTTTCATGGCTTGAAGGACGGGCTTGAAAGATTGTATAAATCGACCGAAACGCTCGGACATGCACGCCTGTTGAAATCGAGATCGGATATACTCCACAGCTGTTTCACTGGGATGAACCATATCGGCAGCATAGAACCGGTAATCCCTGAGTTCATCCATCATGATTTCATAGGAAGGAAAATAATAGAGTTTTTCATATCTTTTCTCGAGTGTATGGAGGGCGGCAAAGAGGTGGGATTTGCTTATGCAATTTTCATGGACGCTGTCCCGGAGATGACGCACCGGGCTGATTGTTATAATAAGCTGAATATCCGGACGATGCTTGAGAAGAGAATCAAAGGTACGGGAGCACATCTCGGTAATTTCCCCGGGAGAAAGAAGCATTCGATCGAAATGGTCGTGAGGAAGCGTATGGCAGTTGGCGACAACTTTCTTTTCGTTGCACAATTTATAAACAAATGCCGTTCCGAAAGTCACTATGCAAAAGTCTGCATTTGTGAGTGACTGGATTGCACTGTCGAATTCTCGATTGATCGATTGAAGGCATTCGTCTTTGTTTTTGGCGCTAAATTGTGTATGATGATCAAAACTTCGCCAGAGCCCATTGTATTCAAAGAGCTCGTTTTCGCTATACCCTTTGTGATTCAGAACTCGATTAATCATGGCGCAGATCGAGGCGGGGTTATAAAGAATGCCGGTGGGATGCATGCAGAGAGATGCATGATATTCGGCGAGCATGGCGCCGATATGAGTTGCGAAGCATGATCCTGTGCTGAAAACAGTGTGGGAAAGATCGATTTTTTTACAGCAGGAGGTGACAGGTACAACCGTCCTGAAAAGCGGATGACATTCTTGTGGTTTAGTGGTCATATCAGTCCAGACCGGCAGTGTTTTTGCCGTCCATAATGACGAGGCCTTTGAAAAATTCGCCGGCAGTTCCGGCGGATTTGAATGGTCGTGGTGCCTTTCCGACACCGACATAAAATCCGACATTATAAACGATATCGTCTTTGTGCGCCTGACGGGCTTCGAGTCTGACCGCCATCATGTCGAGCCGGCAGTTTTTCCAGTATGCCGGTGCATTTCGTTCACCGCCGGGAAGATAGATAAGTCCCTTGGTTCTTCCCCACAGAAATTGGAAAAGAAGATGGTTTTCGATACTTGCCCAGAATGCGGGGCAGGATATTTCTCTGTATTTTTTCTCGGATGCAATAAATGTTTCCCGCAATGAGCCGCTGTGAAAATTGAGTGTGTTGCCGGTCCAATGATCGTTGACCAGGTAGATGGGTGATAAATATTGTTCATTCATCTCGAGATTTTTTTCGGCGCGAATTCTGTCAAGAACAATGAGCCCGTCTTCGCCCCATGTCAAAACACGGATATCGCGTGTAAGAAGTGTTTCATTCTGTGCATTGCGGTACAATATCCTTCCACAGGTATCGAATCCGTCTTTCTGATAGCGATCATTATGAAATGCTACTTTCCAATGTGAAACCCTCTCTTTTACTGAAGGAATTCCAAACAGACCGGCGCGAAAGGGGGCTACCAGTTCAGGTTGAATATTTATATTCATATGAGCAATGGGATGACCGTTAATCGCTTTCCATGCCATGCTTCGCAGGAGCCGGCTGTTTTTCCGGTAACATATTTGTACAAAAGGATAAATCTGTTTCACGTTCAAGGCGTTGTCAACCTGGCCGGAGGAATAGAACCGAGCTTCTTTCCGATGTTGCAGGGTTGCGAGCATTGCGAGTTCGAACCCAACCTGACTCTGAAAAAAGAGGGTCCACCCTTCATAGGACGGCTCAAAGCCCGGTATCCATTGATTGGTTTTTTCGGCATCATTCGTCACGAGAGTATCGATCCAGGCAAGCAGCCGGGCAACCAGGCGCATTGCGCGGGGATCGTTGTTCCAGAGACCCCATGCCAGGGCAAAGGGGCGGGGTATGAACATGGGAAGATCCTGGCCGCCGGGTTCATAAATCATTCCTGTAGGAAGGCAGAATCGTAAAAGAACATCAAACGCTTCCTGATGGTGTTTTCGTTGAAAATATTCGGGTGGTTGGCGTCCGCGTAAGGAATAGGCTGCCATGGCCAAAACAATCCATCCGCCGTATGA
This Chitinivibrionales bacterium DNA region includes the following protein-coding sequences:
- a CDS encoding HAD-IIA family hydrolase; the encoded protein is MTVEKESIKGKSAFICDMDGVIYHGNRLLEGAGEFVAWLKKNDKRFLFLTNSSASTRKELKQKLARMGIELQEQHFYTSALATAQFLSWQLPQGSAYVIGEGGLINALYDVGFSSNEINPDYVVVGETRAYNYEKIERAVRLVLDGAKLIGTNSDITGPTEKGIVPACRALISPIELATDTRAYFIGKPNPLIMRHALKELGCRREETIIIGDRMDTDIIAGIESEIDTVLVLSGVTAEADLLKYPYQPKVVMKDIGQLFK
- a CDS encoding NAD-dependent epimerase/dehydratase family protein; the protein is MVNFQKNTVVVSVITGVTGFVGGYLAKSLLSHGHTVVGIDQWAQCPWPKVDYSQINILDNASMLHLLDRVRPDYIYHLAAISYLPDADATPGRALEINIMGTVSLLDAVRNSCPSARVLVVGSSKEYGSNAVSDLIAEQTPPAPTDFYGISKFSAEMIGIQYVRQFGLDIRFSRSFNHTGPGQSPRFVCSDWAKQIAEISETKGDSKIKVGDLEVEIDFSDVRDVVEAYYRICTKGKKGETYNVCRGDTVSLDYILTCLLGKTDKKITVEQSKQKLRSHKASPKIAGDNTKLRSHTGWKPGISIEKTLDDLYAYWLKSLKNR